GAAAGACTCATCTTAGGCACCAGGGGTGTTGAAACTCCAGATTTCTGCTCTCTTGTCACCCCGGGAAAGCTCTAATTTCATTGAATATGTGAGTTAGAGGATGTGGGGGATGGGgccgagagagagagagagagagactgtACACTAGAGAATTTACATGATTGTGCAGAAATACTTGTATCTGCGAACAATTAAAGGCTCTCCCAACTGTCTTCCCTCCCCTGTCTCTTTAGGCAGTTTTGACTCTGCATATTTGCCACTGAATCTTTCTAAAATACGAATTCTGTTGATCCCGTGGCAGGTCTGCAATCTTGTGTGGTCGAAGAATGTCAATGAATTAGTCAGCACGCATGGTTACTCTCAAAACCAGATAATAGTCTGGAGATATCCGACAATGTCTAAGGTATACATCAAACTATTGTCATGATAGGCTGCATTCTGCTGGCTTAGCTGTAAGACTACAGGGATAGACattcatttttttgaaatattgttCATTTACTAGCTTGTTCACAAACTTTGTTGCTGTTAATGCAGATAGCTACTCTGACAGGCCATACATATAGAGTCTTATATCTTGCTATATCTCCAGATGGACAGGTATACGAGCAGAAATTGTTCTTTGTCGATTCGTTTCATTTTACTCTTTTAAATGCAAACAGCAGCTTCATTTTCCTTGTACTTATAATTCTCTAACTGCTGTCATCATATCTGCAGACAATTGTCACTGGAGCAGGAGATGAAACACTTCGGTTCTGGAATGTTTTCCCTTCTCCTAAGTCAAAGGTAAGCCTTACGTCAAAAGGCGATAAACGTTACTTGCTTCTTGGGTACATTCATCTATATAAGGTTTTAAAAGAAGGCGAAAGCATCTTACATGTGAATAATGTTACACGTGCAGAACACCGAGACTGAAATTGGTGCATCTTCGTTTGGTAGAACTCAGATCAGGTGACGAATTGTAATTATTTTCCACTTGTAGAAATTGTTCCATCAAGAAATACAGCACATCACATTTTTCTGTTTGATGGAGCGACAAGAAAAGTTGCAATTTTATTTGAGtcaattattcttttattatgtcACAAAATGTACAGTTGGAGATGTTATTTAATTCTCATTAACATCTCTTattcatcatgtaatatatggggAAAGTGGAAGAGGTTCCTTTGTTAGGAACATCTAATATAAGGAAAAACCACAGATCCTTGTAAATAAAAGTTCACTTTTTTCATCAGATTCGTGATTAAGGAAGTCTggtctctcttcttttttttccgcCCCTAAAGCTTTGGACTAATAGTAAGAGCGTAACTTCGTGATGTGTGTGAAGTGCACGATCATATTGGTAAATAATctataaaatattaatgaatAGATTATGTATATTTCGACTATCGACCATATTGCTAAATAAGTTTGGCAGAACGGTATGTATGAATAAGTTTCCCTTAATTTATGGAGAGAAAGAGTATCGATAGGAAAAGAAGTCAGAAAATAAAAGTAGAGGAAAGTATATGAGCAATGACAACGGGAAGATATGTCGAGCAACTCTGCCTTCTacaaagtaaaaaagaaaaaagagtaatGGAAATATTCTTGGTGTAACATAGAGGAAAAGCACATTTGACTACAAATTATCATCCAAGAAATTTTTTAAGAATACTTGGATTGGCTAAAAATTTTAAAGCACATTTGGATTCTAAGTTTTTAAAACCTTTTGGGCAGAGAGATAGTTTCTGATAGACTCTTACCTCAAAGGGAGTGATTAAAGCAAGATTAAAGGGAAATAATGACAACATTCGACTATCTACGTGAATTCTAAGAAGTCGTTTGATAGAGtgtattagaaaaaataatgcatgcattaacttTGTGTATTATTAGTATCTTGTTTGGTATACCTTTATAGCAAGCATTAGTTATAAACTTTATTGTGTATTGAGGTGTGTGTTACTAATATCATGAATGTCcatgtattagtaatacaaAAAGTTTCAACAAATGCATTAGATTGATTAATGACATAAGTCATAACTATCCCTCTCAAGACATTTCCTATTTCCCAAAGTTAAAGagtgaagggtattttttgTAAGCAAACATTGTTTTATAGAAGTTATGCAAtgcatttatttttaatacaccaaatcaaacactgcataaaaaataatctcagcATAACTAATACACTTTATTCAGTATTATTCTTATACATCCTACCAAACGATCCCTAAATGATAAAGGAGAAGATGAGTAGAGGTGACTAACCCCTTATCTCTCCCATATAAAAGTACGACAACACTGGACTACCTACTATCCTCGACCTACATATCTTCCTCTCTAAGATCATATTCTCAATAAGTTGAAGATGAGTCATGTGTTGTATAATTACCTCTTCAAAAACATTTGATAAAATTAGAATGATACAGAGAAGGTTAACATGATTCTCGTAGAAAGATGACACACAATTCGAAAAATGGTCCAAATCAAGGCTCTGTGTGCCTTGGTGACACAGTTAGATGCACATTTCCATCATATGCAAGTGTTAATTAGGCAGACAAAAAAGTCAAAATCATGTATAAAACATAACAATGCATTAGGCACAACCCAACTTACAATAATTGTCTAGTTATGTATCACCATCCTAAACTTAATTCATGTTCTTGTCTTTAATCATGACTTCTGAATTCCTATTTACATTTCAAACAAACAAATAATTCTTCTTCCATAAACCCTAtaatgataattaattaattaattacatcaaaatcacaTAATAAACCAACAtaatcactatctcattttcaACTTTGCTGCTCTTGCAAGCCTTGTTGGATGTTCCCATTTTCCACAGTGACCCCATCAAGATTAGAAGAAGGCCAAGGGATCACACTCATTGGGGGAAAGCAACATGTACAAGTCTCTTCACAAGGCCTTGGTAAATCCCACTTCTTGTTGCTATTGCTTGTAAAACTTGTACTCTTCACCCCACCTACCCCACTAGAAGAAGATGAAGGGGAGGTTGCATCTTTGAGTGGACCCCAACACTCTACTTTGTTGAATTCTTGAATGTTTGAGTGAAAGTATACCCAAACTAAAGCTTCTTGTAACTCTGGGTAATTCTTTAGTAAATTCTCATCTCCATGAACAAAAGCCTTCAGAACCTAATGTCCCCacaacacaaaaaaaaacaatttatgaaaatatggtACTATTAACTTATGGTTGTGTCTGGTCCTCCAAAAGTAATGCATTTTTGAAGGATCTGACACAGGtctaataacattttttgaaagtttgaaacatatatatatataaatatagtgACAATTTCTTATGAACTTACCACAGGGAGTTCTCTGCAGAAGATATAGTTTCTGAGTCTAGCAAATAAGTCTAACATAAAATGGCCTCCACTAATGTGGCAATGGACATGAAGTGACATCTTCCCTTTTACTTTCTTCCATTCTGCAACCACTTCATCTCTTTGAAGTCTATTATACCAACCTTGCAACTGCAAATCAAACACACAATTTCCACTTTTCTCTTAATTTTCTAAACAGAACTTCTATTAAATATATGCCAAAGAAACGATTAGTGTAGAGGCAGATTCAAGATTTTAAACTACATCTCAATATTTTGTTTTTACCTATTCTTCAAATTTTCTAGATAAATATATAGCTAGTAATTCTAGAGGTAATAGCATAGCAATTCGTCAAAAGTTAAATTTCAAATTCCAAAGTTACTAGTAATTGAGTTCGTTGTCCTAAAATCCAAAACTGATAAAAGATCAAATCTTGAATCTGCCTCTGATCCAGCAATAAATGATGATTGACCCAAGCAATTAACTAATCAAGGACCTCCAAATTCTTATTGGCACCAAATTTAAAGAGTTGATTTCTCATATGGTCACTCAACTAATAGTTATTATCTCATAAAGTCATTTTCCTTGTTGAAAGAAATCGGAATCTAGAAGAGAGATAATTTTTTAAGATAATAACTATTAGTTGAGGGAACATATGAAATATAACCTCAAATTTACACTAAAGGGCTATTACAAGAATCAATATATCACAAACTAATAATTGCCCACCTGTTCTATTTTTGTTTCCACAGCAGTATGAAACACACAGAATAATATGTATCATCAAGTTATAATGAAGAAACTTTTTTATTACCTGAGAGTTATTGATTGTTTGAGAGATAGCCAAAGTGAGTTTAGAGGTAATATCACTATGAGTCAGTGTATATGTTCTTGGCAACTTTCCTGGATGCTTTTTCTCATCAACTCCCAAGAAAAGTACCTTCAACTTTGAAGCTTCAAATATAGCTGGCCCAAATAACCTTGCTACctattcattcaaaaaaaaaaaaaactatcaaGATTGGATATTAAattctgaaaaagaaaaatgacaaaaagggATTAAAGATTAATTACAGGGACTATGGATTGATTCTTCTTGGACTTTCTTCTAGTTttgtaaataaaaatagagctctGTTTTTCATTGTTGAGTTtagatggaaccattaaagaaGCAGTAAAAGTTCCCATTTCATCAAGAAATTGGGTACCCAAAACTCCTTGAATCTTGGAACTCCAATATCTCTGGAAAATTCCCCTAAAAAACAAATcttgatgaatttcaagtatttaAAAAAGTAGTGCAGGTTAGGTGTTTGATAAAAGTTGGCAGAGAGAGTTTGAAGAAATTTATTTTGCTTTTTTTGCTTTTGCTTTAGGCTTTAGTTACTTTGAAGATTGGCAATTCATTGCGTGTACTAATAATTTGTGTGTCACTGTGTGAGAGAGAAAATAAAAGTCATCGAAAAATGTGGAAAAGATTAGAAAGAGACAAAAAAAGACGGTAGGAATTGCGTATTGGTATTAAAATTAGAAGAATTGAGGTGTGATGAAGTTTGCttatactagcttctaagttgTGATGTATACTTTTCTATGTGAGTTGGGTGGGTACAAGATTTGCACCAAAATATAATTGTTGagttcttttaaaattttaatacttacaccaaatttatatatttgttttaaaaaaaaaatcatctattttTGACTCTAACTAATTCCAATTGGCTTCATATTTGCTTCAAATTACGATCGCAAACAACTTTTAATTAGTAAAATCATGCTTAAAATATGAGAAGGATTAACCAAGTTTTTTAAACTCCATTCATTGAGAATTAATGTCTCTATACCACACAAAGATAGGAGTAAAGCCGTACATCCAACTCTCTTCATAACCCCCTTATTCTATTGCATTGGATTAATTAATCAGGTAAACCAACTGAAGCATGATCTTAGTAGTTCAATTAGTTGATTACATAAACTCCCACCTTATTGATGAGGGTTCGATTCTCTACGTATATTTCCTCCCCCATTTCCCTTTCCCCTATCCCAATAACTTGGCCGCTTGTTACAAGGCTTGGTGGATGAGCCCATTAGGCCCATAGAGATCAGATGATGTAGGCCCAGATATCAAGCTCCTTAAAGGGATGCCACATTTATAAGATTCGTGATAAGGCTGTGGTGAAGTAGGCCCATGGACCTCCCTGGCCCAATAAGAAGATATTGAGGCTGCTTCTTTGAGTAGGCCCAAAAACTCAATTTTGTTGAACTCTTGAATGTTTGAATGGAAATAAATCCAAACAAACTCCATAAACAAAAGCCCTTGGAACCTGATGCACATATCAAGTGATCAGTAAAAACTTACCTGCACTCAGACATTTATATCAACTCAATGAATATATGACACATGTGTTAATATACTTTATgttaaatcataattaattag
The genomic region above belongs to Solanum dulcamara chromosome 5, daSolDulc1.2, whole genome shotgun sequence and contains:
- the LOC129889956 gene encoding protein STAY-GREEN 1, chloroplastic — encoded protein: MGTFTASLMVPSKLNNEKQSSIFIYKTRRKSKKNQSIVPVARLFGPAIFEASKLKVLFLGVDEKKHPGKLPRTYTLTHSDITSKLTLAISQTINNSQLQGWYNRLQRDEVVAEWKKVKGKMSLHVHCHISGGHFMLDLFARLRNYIFCRELPVVLKAFVHGDENLLKNYPELQEALVWVYFHSNIQEFNKVECWGPLKDATSPSSSSSGVGGVKSTSFTSNSNKKWDLPRPCEETCTCCFPPMSVIPWPSSNLDGVTVENGNIQQGLQEQQS